From the genome of Phoenix dactylifera cultivar Barhee BC4 chromosome 5, palm_55x_up_171113_PBpolish2nd_filt_p, whole genome shotgun sequence:
CCAAGTCTGCCTCGCCCAAACGCACTGGAATAGAGCATGATCCACTGACTCGTCCACCTCACAAGATAGGCAGACTTGGAGGCTTCCACATAGAAGAAATAGTTAGGATAATGCACAATTTATCACCAAGGACAAAATAAGACATCTTTGTTCCTAATTTATTTTATGTATTACTTGAGAGGGAGCTGTAAAATAGTAGTGTTATTCTTTATTGCTTTTTTTAACAATATAGTCTAATATAATAAGTCCTCAGCATGATAATTTTAAGTTATAAATATACCAAGTCCCATGATTAGAAACCCTCTCTTCAATTCTCTCATTTGTCAGAGCCTACACATGCATCTAGAAAATGGCACTCTAATCATAtagcaagaaaaaagaaaaaaaattatttatctttttttggtttttttgacACAAACACATCAAACTCAAGATGACAATTTCATTATGAATAAAAGTAAGTGGAATCGAGGTAGTTATTTCTTTTGAAACAGTTCTTCTATTCttattaattcgattaaaagtTTTTTCATGACTATAATATCTCGAGAGTTAAAGGATTTTCTCTTTGTAAAAAAGGGAAGGAAAAAGAATAAAGAGAGCCTTATTGCAGAAATAATGTCATTCCAGTCTGTAAATTAATTGTTAAACTTGTTTGGCAAAAATAAGATTTATTAAAATTTGAATCATACTTCATTTGTAAACCCAGATGAAATACAGAAGTAACATCATATGGACGAAGTGGATATGGAGCAATGATGTGcttaccaaaaaagaaaaaaaaaaaagaaaaaaatgatgatgTACCATTGCCCACCTAGAAAATTTCTGGAAGATAGGAATCTCCTGCTTTAATTTAAAGCAaaatttctcctccttttttttcttggctCGTATTATGAGCATGGCAGTTATAAATACATTACATTGGCCTTTAGGCATGGACACAAGGCATGGgtcaggaagaagaagaagaagaccgaGTGTGCCCCTCTCTCGTGTATATCTAGCTACATTCTCTAGGGGCATGTTTGTCGGGCAACGTGGCAGACATCGAGCAGGTGCATGTGGCTTGCTTTCCAACCTGGCCGCATGGAATCCCATCCCATATACCCTCCCACGTGCTGCTGCCTCTTGTTGGATGCCACCACGTGGCAACATGATATTCTGTCACCTGGGTAATGTCCTCCAACGTCGGCAAACCTGGGCCCACATGATGAGAGCCCAAAAATCTTTATCATATTTAGAGCCCGTCTGAGTGGTTAGGCCAAAAAATTTGTAGAATTTATAAATTGGATCAATACAACCAACAAAATTATAGGATTATAAGCTGAATTACatctatatttataaatattcaaaaataaCTCTAAAGTGGATCGGTCCGAACCTAATAGAGTTGGacaacagattttttttttagctttctATCAGATTTGGATCGGTCCGCTTCAAAActaattttagatatttatgaATACAGACCTAACTCAGCCTATAATCTTATAAATTTACTAATTGTAGTAGCCCAAATTTTATAGAATTTTCAGCTCAATTATCCTGACCGACTTTAAAATTGACGGAGAAGAGATAGAAAATTTCATCGTCCATCACGATTGGccatttcaaattttatatttgatCTTTGTATGCCATGAGATTTGTAGGTAAATTTTGAGCAATACACTAGCTAGGAGCTGCCTCCTCCACTACCTCTTACTTTCCTAACTTTGATGAAGATAAGATTCGATAACAGAACTCTGGTACTACAATCCATTGAAATTTTCGGTTGCAGCAAGAAAAACCTTATCATGAAAGGTCTACTTAGCTCGTGGAAATCATTGATCGTTTGGAGATTTTGCACCCTAATTATTACATTGTTTCCATTATTATTTTCTCTTGGAACATACTGTCTCGGGATTGCCGGCCAAGAATTAGCCGTTCAAGACAACTCTATACAAATCTCACACATCAGCCATCAACTGAAACTGTGAAGAAAAcacaatatattaaaaaaagaccTTTTTGATTGTTTGTTGCTGTTGCCTCTGCGGCTacctatcattattttgctcgtTCTCTTTGCTCATGTTTTAATACGCACCATAATAGCCGATCGAGGCCCACAAACTATGCTAAATACAAGCATTGTTTACGGGTGAGGGGCCTCTCCATAATCCGAGTCACCAAACCTCACTGCTGCCTGGATCCTACTATCTAATCATACTACAGGATCGGACATTTGCAATAATGCTCTTTACAACCACAATGATGCTCTTTACCAACTTTGCATGGGTACAGCTAATACTGTTTATGGCCTAATTTTTTGATGTGCGATTATTGCTGCATAACAATATAAATGAATTAATTAACTATAAACTCAATAACTTATTCTTTtacattaattatatttttcagGCACCAACAAGTTAAGCAAAGACGGTTGCCTTTAAAGTGGTTATTTAATACACCCCTAATAGCATACTCCTGAAATCATTGCTCACCAATCAAACCACTAACtgaattattcaaaataaccataataataattttgatcaatataacaaaaaaatcataaataaaaaatataaaattaaaaaaattaagtctAATGAAAGCATTATATCAAACGATGATTGCTATTTCTATTATATGATTAGCCTTTAAcatcaaccactttcttttcttttctttttttttttttttggcttcccACCACCAACTTACACATACATTGGTGCTAAGGTTGTCAATGTTTTTCCCCTCCTACAGTCACCAACAAGCTTCCAGTCCTCATCCATGCCGGCTCCGAGTGCCAGCCCATCTCTGTGCAGGTTCTCTTACCAATCTGATGGTGGACCCTACCATATCTCCCAACACGAACACGTCACGGTGTGGTAAAAAACGGAGGGGAGAATAGCGCCGGAACAGTTGAGCACAGCCGTCGGTTGTGTGATCCAAGGTGGGGCCATGGGATCCTTGGACTTGGACACGATAGATCAGGCCCACTCGTTATGCAAGACCCAAACCGGAAGGACCAAAATACGCCAAAATAATACGTGGAAGAAAACACCAATTTCCAGCGAGAACCGAGGCCAGGGCATTCATTGTCCCTAGATAGTCGATCCAGAACCCGTAGCATGGCCGGCTCGCACCCACCTCCTCCCCTCTCGCTCCTCTCCAccgacaaaaaaacaaaaaaaaaaaaaaagcacaccGTCTCATCGGTCGTCGTCCCCCTTGCGTTCTCCTTTACGACACCTCTCTCTGAGCAACCCAATCGCCTATAAAATTCCAGCGGCTGTTGACCTTTTTCACCGAATCTACACAAAAGCTTACATTTTATCTGATGGACGGCATCCAACTCTCTACTTAGCTTTAGACGGAGGGAGTTACATTGGACCGATCAACCACTCAAACAAAGTCAAAAGAAAAAGCACGCATCAAAAATATGATATTCCGATTCCATTGCAGGATTCTAAAAAGCAGAACATGACACTGTCGATGACCTGAGAGGCAGACATGACTAAAGACTGACTTGCCGATAGTGGAAGGATGGGACAGAAAGATTTTGAAGGAACACAACTATAGCCGAGAGACCGACCCATGAACACAAAGTACACAAGCCTGCAGTACTTTTTGGAGGTTAAAGCTCGCTATCACATTCTAATGGGCATCCCCAATCTATCCAGCCGGCCGGAGCCCGGGTAGGCCTTGTTGGCGAACTTGGCGTGCAGGGAAGATGGCCTCTGGGCTGATGTCCCCGAATGCTGCTGCGCGAACCCCTGACCCGAGAGCCTCTTGGTCGAGCCTGACTTGTCGAACTCGGGCCGCTGCCTCGGTGCACTGTGAGACCGCACCTTCGCCCTCGATGACTCCGTGTTTGCCATATAGTTGGGGTAATCCAAGTACCCGCTGAATAAGCTGCGAGCGCACTCGCTGTTCGACGGAGTGAAGGACCCCCTCCTCGAGCTTCCGGGCCGAGATGCTGCAGAGTAGAACAGCGGGCTCTCACCGAAGTCACCAGGTTCGGGGAGGTGGAACCTCGGGGGGCTAAGAGATTGCCGCATGTCGACGGAGGATGGGCTGGGAATGGATAGCTGAGCAGTTGTCGAGACCTTCGATGGTGAATCAGGCACAGTGGCAAAGCTGCGGCTGTTCTGATCAGAGGCCAGGGTTGAGCATGAAGACTGGAGATGgctgcccctcctcttggggtTAAATTGTGGCTTTCCAGGGTCAACCTCCAAGATCCTAGCATTCTTGTCATCATCCATTGCTGCTCCAGCCTTTGCAGCTGCTTCTCGGCTGTCCCAGTAACGCTCCTCCATCCACCGATCCAGCCAGTTCCATCCAGAAGAGTGTGTTCTTTCCGAATCTACAGCATCGACACTGGCTGGCTTTGAAGAACTCCTCTGAACACAAAGACAGCATGACTTGGGTACATTTCGCGCGCAGCATTGCTAGGTTGCAAGAAATTGAACTGAGACGTACCTTGAGAGTGCAAGACCGATCAGATCTTGAACCACTTGGTCGAACGTCTTGTTCGTACTTCTCCGGTGTTGGAGGGCCCTATCAGCACACAACTTTAGTGTCAACAAAAACCTCCACATACCAGCATCATCTTTCGTTCTCCAGACCCATATGATATTACAACAAAGAAACAATTATGGGTGAATTCTCGTACTTTAATCAATCAAAAGGCAAGGCAGCATTAGAATCGCTTGGTCAACAAGCAATCTCAACAAAGATTTTCAACCTAGTCCTCTTAAGCGAATCAGCCAAAATCATTTCAAGGCAAAATTATATGCGCAGTTCGACAGAACACCATAAGAGGCCAGAGAAACAAGAGGTCGTCAGACTTACAGCATGAGTGCGGAAGCTTTTGCCAGACCTGGTCATCTCCGACCGGAGGGCTCGGCAAGCCCGGGTCCGGCCCTGGACTCTCACCAACGCCTGCATGCATCGCAGCGTCTCGGCCGCCTGCTTCCTCACAATGTTGCCCCTGACCAATGCCTGCAGCTTCACCAACCCTTTCAGCGCCCTCAACGCCCTCCTCGCCTTCAAAACATCATTAAACCAGTTACCAAACGTCTGAATTATCGCTAAAACTTTTAGATTCCTTTCACCTGGGAACACTAGTCTAACCCACTGCTCCTGAGTCGATAGGGGCAGCTAAGAAATTGACATCAAACCCCACCAGTTTCACCTCTAGGTCCATCTTTCGGATTAGGAGGAAAGAGAGAATATTTCCCAAGATGAAGCACCTAATGAAGTAGCGATAAAAGAGGAgatgagaagaaaagaggcGTCATCTAGTCCCAATTTAAGCTAATTACTGCTCCAAGCTGCTATTAAATACACAACGAGGTAGACTGATCAACAACTACTTCCAAACTGTCCAATTAAATGAACCCTGTTGAAGGAGCGTTGTAATGCACGTAACTACCCTTCTCGGTTCTTCTAGCACCGTTCCCGGCCTGGGTTTTTTTAATGAGAAAAGAAGGGGCAAAAAAGACTCTTTCCTATACGAGAGAATCAATGAGAGCAagaagaagcaagagagaggtaGGAGCTGGTGGTGCATTGAAGGAAAGACAGAAAGGCCGAGAGGACTCGCCATCTAAGACAAGTTGGAAGGGAAAGAATTGGACGGGTTACAGCCTCGGGTGGGGGGAATATAGGAGTACAGGCTAGGCAAAATGGCAACTTTGAGGTGACAGGTCCCATTAGAATCACGCAAACCAGCTCACTCCACCAAGGAGGAATTCAGAACCTAATCCTTTAGCCATTGGAGGAAATTGCATAGTTTTTGTTGAGGTGATCGATATTTGCACTTTTAGAAATATTAGATCTTGGAGACGATCTGGCGAAACTAGAAATAAATCAGGAACTAAACTCGAACAAGAAGAGGACAAAATTGCCCTGCTTCCGGATTAAAAAACtgatttcttttcctttatttctccttgaagaagaagaagtatccTTAAAATGGAAGAAGTTACGAATTAAATTCACGGttttaagtttcttttcctttcattGGTTAAAATTTCTGTTTATTTAAGAGTATTAATGTAAGAGTatgagagaagagggagaggaaaagAAGGCTTACCAGATAACCCCGGAATGCTGCCTGGATTCTAACAGCCGCCCACTGCTCCTGCTTCCCGGCGCCAGCGGCGAATCCGGCGACGCTCCGCCCGCTGCTCGTCAGCCGCACCACCGCGGCAGCCGCCTGCGCGGCGGCCACGGCCGCTTCCGCCACCGCCGCGGTCGCTGCGGCGACCGCAATGGCCCGCTTGTTCTGCTCGTCCGCATCCGCATCCACCACCTCCGCCGGCGCGTACGGCCGCGGCACCTCCCTATACGACCCCTTCCGCTCCTCCAGAACCGTCGCTGCCGCCTCCACTCGCGGTGGCGGCCCTCCCTCCCGCTGCTCGTGGTGGTGGCCTTTCTCCCGGAACGACTTGACGAAGCCCCATCTCTTCTTCTCCGCCCGCGGTTCTCCGCCGGAATCCGCTTTCTTGCCGCCAAAAAGTCCCCGGAACCACCGCGCCGCCCTCCCCATTTCCTACGGCTCCTCCGGCAACGGTTTCCCGGCCCGCCACGGCACCCCCGTCAAAAGACCCATCCTCAAAACTTAATTCGCTTCAGCAAAGGCCAGACCAAAGAGCGGGAAtttaaatcaaagaaaaagagtCGGTAAAAATGTGAACgcagggagagagaagggaggaggaaaagaaagagggagacCCGGGGGGTCAGAGCGAGGAGTTGCTCCTTGCGACTCCAGAGCGAAGGGGACCttgcatataattttttattattataaaaaaaatatttgcaatTTTAAAAGTAAGAGATCCCGTGTTCCGCTGGCATGAGATAATGCCACTGTGACGTACAATTACAACTTTACCCTACTTATTTCATCTAAGGACCCAGCGTTTTATGCTGCCCCTTCGCTGTCACGTCCGTACGAAGGACCACAGCTACTTTTCTTGGCATTCACGGGACGGTCCTATGTGTTCGAGGTCAGTGAGGGACCTCAGCCGTCAGATTGGGGCTGGATTTTGATCAGAGGGGTGATAGAGCGCTGTGGGTCCCGATACCACCTGGGTGTCGTGGATGGACGAGGGCATGGACATGCGGTACGGGTTCGACCCCTGGGTTCTCTTCTCGGAAAGTACATTTCGGGCCTGGTAAGGAGAAAAGGTGAAAGATGGGCTCAGCGATCGGACGCCCCGTGACGTTTGATCAAACCATCATAGGATTGGACGGCTGCGATGGACGTGGGATTCTCGGGGTGGGCCCCGCGCGCCCCTGGCGCGAGACGGTGACAAGACGCCGGCCGTTGAGGAGGTTGGCAGCCGGAGTCCGTCGGGCCGAGCAAGCCGCGGGTGAGGGGATGCGGAGGCTGGGCTGGCTTTCACCAGGCAGGCAAAAACAGAGCAACGGGCAGGGGAGGCgaatgatttatttattttaagtaaaaataaattaaaattttgaaattattgtttTATTTTCCATCACCTTGCCTTATAAATATTACTTTTAGcgcatttatttattaaaaatattttacttattttaatttgaaaccgttaattttttaacggaaTGAAACTAGATCGTATAAATGTTCATTAATAAGATGTAACCAAGAATTGAAAAATCGTACGGTTCAGTGTGAGCTGCGTGATAAATTGAGGCCGAGCCACGCCGCATAAAGCCAATTGAAGGACATATTGGGGGTGAATCGCACATGAactatttgaatcttttgaagctGATCGGTTCAGGCTGGCCTTTTGTCTTCTCTTTATTCTCTCCATTTTCTAGTTCTATTgatagaaaacaaagaaagaggaaaagaggaagGTCGAGAGATTGGTCTCTGAAGCTCTTCCACCTTAAATCCACATATTTAAGCTTCAAAATGTCTCACAAAGGACATAATtttactctctctttttttttcaattctcTCAAAATCCAGTCCTAAATCACCGTAAAATCACTAAATCCAGGGATATGCTATTAACATTTGGTGAGATCACGATGTAATACTCGGACCCATGTTCAAGAGCATAGATCTAAACTCAAATACTTGAATTTTGGGTGTTTCCGATCTAACCCAAAGcctaaatttatttaattcaaaattagTTTGATCAACCAGAACGTATCCAAGCCAGCGAGCCAGACACTCAAAAATAGCACTAAGGTGAAAATCGTATGAAGATATGAAGAATCTAATTCTCTTAATGCTTACCCATAGATCAAATAAAATGAGTTAATGATCGGAACCGGAACTTCTCTCCCATGCCACTACGGTCCCTTGAGAAAGTGACCGCTCAGCGTAGCTTGGAGGGGTACGTACTCCAATCTTATTTAACAGTTATTAGCTGTTTTTCCTCCGGCCTAGCTACATTGACCAAGGTGGCGGCATATCATCAACCTTAGTTTGCAGCTAGGCATCTGGAAAATATGATGTCCCATGAAGAAAAACCAATCAAGCCACGCGCTGGCTAGGCATTATCATAGGCAAGCTTGCATGTCTCTGAACAACAAACCACTGCCTTCATTATAGTTTTCAGATTTCAGTATTCCTTTTAAGGGGGCAAGTCTTGCCGTAAAGTAAATTCTTCTATTTTGACATGAGTGTCATGGtttgaaacatgaaaatagATTCTCTATACCTAAACGCATTGCCTAGTGCTGCCTATTGTCGTCTGCATGAAAGAATTGATTATATGAGTAAAATATGGGCAGTTTGTGAGAATAATGAAACTCGGTAAATAATCAAAGATCGCGCATATCAATAAGAATCAAGAAGAGAAACAAGGAAATGAGGCAATTAATTACATGGAGAAGACCATCCcaaactactaatattaataGCACACAGTTCGTATTAGCTGTGTGTAGGTATGATAATAAATGACTCGACACAATATGTCCTGCGTTACAAGAAAATAATAACTGGCTGATTGAGACTTCTGATGTGCTGGTCGTTAATATGCTCTCACACTGACAAAGCATTAGAACTCTTGATAAATGCAAGATCAGTCCAGTTTCTTTTGCTAAATTAAAGTGTTGGAGGtaaagatttctttttttttaactgaAATAGATAAACCACATCACCATcctaatgtagatacaaccaaAAATGGAGTTTTACATGACACTATTAAAGTGATGGGCGGCATGAAAAGTAACCCAATCAACTATACTGTTaacctctatatatatatatatatatatatatatatatatatatatatatatatatatatatatatatatatatatatatatatatatatatatatatatgtgtgtgtgtgtgtgtgtgtgtgtgtgtgtgagctGGTTCGAAAGCCAAAAATGTTGTATTCATCCTCCGTCGATTAGCTAATAGAAGATTAATCCTATCCACACGTCAATTCATTCTATTTTTCCAACTAATGATTATCCTGAAATTGTCCTTAAGCAAGATTCGGTTAGCCTCCAAAACTGTGATGGCATAGCTGATTTCCTTCCAAGCACCTCACAATTCAGCTAGAGGAACAGTGATTTCATGTAATCGGACATCTCCTGCTGTCACTAAAGAGTTCTAGCTGCAAATAATGAAAGCTGTGATGTCATATAAAGGAAACTTTTGGGTGATGGGTATGTGGCAACATAAGCTAAACTTTATGCATGTTGAAAAAGGATCAGATATTCCTTCTCCACTTAAATATATGAATCATCAAGTTTGATTATGGAGGAATAAATTGCCTCACGTCTCAACATGAGAGACCACAAGTTGATACCGAGGCAAAATATCATTTATTGTTTTCAGTTCTAAACAACCAAGAATATACCTTTTATACAAGGTTTCCCTTGGGTTGTCTACATTTTCGGTTAGGTTTCATTTTCAAGTCCTGGTGCGAATTGGGCATCCTAGGGTAACAACACTGACCCTTAAATGGATGTCGTATTCGCTATTCATTGATAGCTGTCTTGGGTCTAATATGTCGAAATCTTTATTTTGGTATGCCCTCATGATATAAGTATTCTTtcttagaaaaataatataaaaagagAGTTTTTGCTCTCAAGAAAAGAAAGTATCTGGTCCTCTAGATTTCAAAACCGATAATAGAATATTTAGATTGGAGATCCATACTACTAATTATGATCTATATTgttaaaaatatttagagaaCAAAAATCAttaatttgatgatcattgatctATGCTTCAAGTAGATGTAAAATTTGAATGGTTAAAATGGTGAGAGTATATGTTTTACTATGATCTAAGCattaaattttgtttattttcaatctATATGTTTTGACATGTATAGATTATGATCGATAAGATAAATTTTTAACATAATTACTTTATTGTATACTATACTACACTAGTATAATGAAATTCTTTCTATGAAGGTCGTATGAATCTCTTACAGTTTTTGAAATTAGGAGTGCAAACAAGTGAGCCAGGCCAGAGTAATAGGTTATATAAAAGGGTTATCACAAGAATCAAGCTTGAAtaaattttttgttaagttgagCTTATCCTGTACTCGTTTTCACAAATCTAGGATGTCCATGTTTGGATCTTCTATGAGCTAAGCTTTAGAAACTATTTGAGCTTTAGAACATTTTCTACTCAATTGAACTCCAACAAACATGTAATCAAGCTAGAGTCAAACTGATCGATATTCATATTTTGCTTTACTTGACATTTTAATTGAGTCGAATATGTGCACAATATGTGATATACAAATCTGAAAATGATATCAGGTACAGTATAAAACTTGTTTCTATGCCATGGAAGGTATGAAGGTTAAACCATCTCATAACATGATTATCACgtacaattttttttccttcaatatatatatatatatatatatatatatatatatagagagagagagagagagagagagagagagagagagagagatgaatgaGGTCTTCTCGTGATGATCACACGTTTCTGCCTATCAATTACAAATCTTGAATTTGATTTTTTGATAATatgttttaaaaaattgaacttgaatAAACATGCTACAGCCTCTCAACCTTTCTCCTTGGGTACAGTTACTTGCGGGTGATTTAGCATGGAAAgataaattttatattaaattattttatttggtaCAAAAGTTGGATGAAAAAAGATAGTAAAATAAATAGTggattgcatatttatttttgtaagaCAGAAGATAAAACAAATACCGCTAGAGGATGGTACTTATTTTTTCACAATAGATTATTAAGTGGTAATAAGATGAAAATATCAATTCTTAATGAAAATACCCTTACTTATATTATACTAATAttgtattaattatattaatataattaatagaTGATATTTTTCGAATAATTTTTccaccaacaaatatgataaattttattttttctacgattacttttttaaataaataatttttaggaATCGTTAGATTATTTTGTGATCTAATAAATCCTAATCAAACGAATTAGAGGTAAAAATGGATTGGATAATATTTATTTGGATCCAGTTTCGTATATGAAACTATGgagatataaataaaaatttgagcaTCCATAAATATTCATATCTGTGTCTatactatcaaaaa
Proteins encoded in this window:
- the LOC103711147 gene encoding protein IQ-DOMAIN 1-like — protein: MGRAARWFRGLFGGKKADSGGEPRAEKKRWGFVKSFREKGHHHEQREGGPPPRVEAAATVLEERKGSYREVPRPYAPAEVVDADADEQNKRAIAVAAATAAVAEAAVAAAQAAAAVVRLTSSGRSVAGFAAGAGKQEQWAAVRIQAAFRGYLARRALRALKGLVKLQALVRGNIVRKQAAETLRCMQALVRVQGRTRACRALRSEMTRSGKSFRTHAGPPTPEKYEQDVRPSGSRSDRSCTLKRSSSKPASVDAVDSERTHSSGWNWLDRWMEERYWDSREAAAKAGAAMDDDKNARILEVDPGKPQFNPKRRGSHLQSSCSTLASDQNSRSFATVPDSPSKVSTTAQLSIPSPSSVDMRQSLSPPRFHLPEPGDFGESPLFYSAASRPGSSRRGSFTPSNSECARSLFSGYLDYPNYMANTESSRAKVRSHSAPRQRPEFDKSGSTKRLSGQGFAQQHSGTSAQRPSSLHAKFANKAYPGSGRLDRLGMPIRM